CTTCCTGCGGACATGGTGATCTTGGCCGGTCCGATCGGGTCTCGCCAAGAGCTGACGAACGAGCTGGAGTATTTCTGTGACGAGTTGTACGTCGTCGGCGATGCGATGGTTCCCCGCAGTTTATACAACGCCATCCACGACGGTTTCAGGATAGGAGCACGAATCTAACCCATTTCAAGGAGGGGTAAGGACATGGAAGGCTTCACACCGTGGCCCATGGATTTCGCTGAGAAGTATCGATCCGCGGGCTATTGGATCGATCAGACAATAAGCGAGGTCATGGATGAGAGCTTTGCCAAATATGCGTCGCGAACGGCGCTCATCACATCAGGAGGACGAGAGTTCAAGTACAGCGACCTGGGAAATCTCGCCACTCGACTCGCTCTTCATCTAGTAAATCTCGGTCTGAGGCCCTATGACCGTCTCATCCTGCAGATGCCCAACATCCCCGAGGTGGCGATCACGTACCTCGCTGCTCTGAAAGCCGGGGTCATTCCGATAATGGCCCTCTTTGCTCACAGAGAAGCGGAAATCGGCTTTTTTGCCGAGCTGGCCGAGGCTCGAGCAATTGCAGTCGGAACTGCCTGGCGTGGATTCGATTATGAAGAGATGGCTGCAAATGTGCAAACCAAGAACCCTCAGTTGAAAATGGTCCTCGTTGCCGGGGGTGAACCCAAGAAAGGCAACTATTCCATTGATGCCATGCTTCAGGATCCCATCGAGAAGCGTATGGGGCTGAACGAGCTTCCCAGACAGGACCCCAATCTTCCCGCGGTTCTTCTTCTTTCAGGTGGAACGACAGGTATTCCCAAACTTATTCCGAGAACGCATAACGACTACACATACAACTTCCTCTGCAATGCAGATATTTGCGGGCTGAACGAGAATACGGTCAGTCTCGTTGCCATCCCACAGGAACACAATTTTGCAGTAGCGTGTCCCGGATTAAAAGGCGTCCTCTCCAAAGGCGGTTGCGAGATTCTCTCGGATAATCCGAGCCCTGAAGCGATGATGGAGCTGATTGCCAAGCATCATGTCACACATTGCATTGCAGTGCCGACCATGATTGTGGGTATGCTGAATCATCCCAACCGCCGGAAGTACGACATGAGCTCTCTGGAAGTGATCCTGACCGGTGGCTCGAAATTAAACCCGGAAGTCGCCTTGCGTATAAAGCCGGAACTGGGATGCGATGTACAGCAGGTACTCGGCATGGCCGAAGGCCCCCTGTATTGGACACGAAGAGACGACCCACTGGAAGTACAGCTCCACACTCAGGGGCGTCCACAATCTCCGGGGGATGAATTCAGGATCGTCGACCCGGTCACGGAGACGGATGTCCAACAAGGGGAGGTGGGGGAACTTTGGTGTCGAGGGCCGCACATCATCAGAGGCTACTATCGGGCGCCCGATCACAATGCCAAGGCATTTACGGAAGAGGGTTTTTACAAATCAGGCGACCTCGTTCGCCTGCATCACACAGGCAACGTGGTGGTCGAAGGTCGAATCAAGGACTGCATCAACCGAGGTGGCGAAAAGATCAGTGCTGAAGAGGTCGAAGATCATATTCTGGCCCATCCTGCAGTAGCCAACTGTGCCTATGTCGCTATGCCGGATCCTCTTATGGGAGAGCGAGCGTGTGTATACGTAATCCCGCGGCATGATTCGTCCATCAACCTTAAAACCTTGAATGAGTTTCTCCTGCAAGAGAGAAAAATAGCAAAATTCAAGCTACCTGAACGCCTGGAGTTAGTTGATGCCTTTCCCCTCACCCCTGTTGGAAAGGTCAACAAGAAAGCCCTGCGTCAGATGATAGCAGAGAGGGTAGAGCTGGAACGCCAAGCCAGTGGCGGCAAGCTCGACGGAACGAAGATACGATGAACGACGCCAACTTTTCTGTAATTCCTTGTCCCGCAGGGACTGAAGAAAATAGCCCGGTAATTCATTGCCGGGAAGTTGAGTATCAGTCGTCCCGCCGGGACTAGAAAATCATCATGTTTTCCCTTAACCGGCGATGAATCGCCGGCCTATTGTCGGCTGTTCCTCCGGAACAAACGACCAAGGCTGCGCAAAGTTAGCGCCTAAGGGGCTAAGGGAGATTTATAAAGTTGGAGGAACCATGATCGCTGAAACGATTTTCTCTGCCCCGTGTAACTGAATCGTTATCCAAACCCCGAGAATTCGCCTGAATCCT
The sequence above is a segment of the Desulfomonile tiedjei DSM 6799 genome. Coding sequences within it:
- a CDS encoding (2,3-dihydroxybenzoyl)adenylate synthase, which encodes MEGFTPWPMDFAEKYRSAGYWIDQTISEVMDESFAKYASRTALITSGGREFKYSDLGNLATRLALHLVNLGLRPYDRLILQMPNIPEVAITYLAALKAGVIPIMALFAHREAEIGFFAELAEARAIAVGTAWRGFDYEEMAANVQTKNPQLKMVLVAGGEPKKGNYSIDAMLQDPIEKRMGLNELPRQDPNLPAVLLLSGGTTGIPKLIPRTHNDYTYNFLCNADICGLNENTVSLVAIPQEHNFAVACPGLKGVLSKGGCEILSDNPSPEAMMELIAKHHVTHCIAVPTMIVGMLNHPNRRKYDMSSLEVILTGGSKLNPEVALRIKPELGCDVQQVLGMAEGPLYWTRRDDPLEVQLHTQGRPQSPGDEFRIVDPVTETDVQQGEVGELWCRGPHIIRGYYRAPDHNAKAFTEEGFYKSGDLVRLHHTGNVVVEGRIKDCINRGGEKISAEEVEDHILAHPAVANCAYVAMPDPLMGERACVYVIPRHDSSINLKTLNEFLLQERKIAKFKLPERLELVDAFPLTPVGKVNKKALRQMIAERVELERQASGGKLDGTKIR